A window from Opitutia bacterium ISCC 52 encodes these proteins:
- a CDS encoding TetR/AcrR family transcriptional regulator gives MSQSIKTRTVGRPRKFDRDKVIDQALKAFWMHGYEGTSMRILVSATGLEAPSIYGAFGNKKQFFETCIESYAKKSRPFHEKAISQPDSRLVAKCCLEGVVEIMTSEGYPEGCLVILGAVVSSPQSDSVRHYLSDKMSDLTLRYVKRFERSIEEGDLPKNAAPSALANYLMTIDRGLALQAKAGHTKPDLLKTVSMALSNWPFCDR, from the coding sequence ATGTCCCAATCCATCAAAACGAGAACAGTCGGAAGACCGCGTAAATTCGATCGTGACAAAGTCATCGATCAAGCACTAAAAGCCTTTTGGATGCATGGATATGAAGGGACTAGCATGCGCATACTCGTATCAGCGACGGGCCTAGAAGCGCCGAGCATATACGGTGCATTCGGCAACAAAAAGCAATTTTTTGAAACGTGCATTGAAAGTTATGCGAAAAAATCTCGGCCGTTCCACGAAAAAGCAATAAGTCAACCAGATTCGCGCCTTGTAGCTAAATGTTGTCTAGAAGGTGTGGTTGAAATCATGACATCTGAGGGTTATCCTGAGGGTTGCCTTGTCATTTTGGGAGCAGTTGTATCTAGCCCTCAATCCGACTCTGTCAGACATTATTTGTCTGATAAAATGTCTGACCTTACTTTGCGTTATGTTAAGCGATTCGAAAGATCAATAGAAGAGGGTGATTTGCCAAAGAATGCAGCCCCGTCAGCACTCGCAAACTACCTTATGACAATCGATCGTGGACTCGCCCTACAAGCAAAGGCAGGCCATACAAAACCCGATCTTTTAAAGACCGTTTCGATGGCCTTAAGTAATTGGCCATTCTGCGATCGCTAG
- a CDS encoding sulfotransferase domain-containing protein yields the protein MKISTIFKAMMNPAHAIYSDTVIEYIVPKKRKHAALISAPKSGSTWLSSILMSLLGWQVMHLLPHFGRREQELDIHRLLLTKRSNNIVTPGVHTRYSRETTKLLKLSNAHTILQFRSIFDIVVSFKDHMNNESVKWPMAYMDTDTWKSFNETEQLDFVVDMVVPWYFNFYSGWMNSDFIKDKERALIVTYEDMKQDILAVVSKTCKFLGEPKSDDEIRAAIELSKRLQTRKNKGVVGRGKSQLNDKQRQRIVYYTRFYPNIDFTILGIPDEMIPSRLTAAK from the coding sequence ATGAAAATCTCGACTATTTTCAAGGCGATGATGAATCCGGCTCATGCAATTTATTCGGACACCGTCATAGAATACATTGTCCCTAAAAAGAGAAAGCACGCTGCTTTGATATCCGCGCCTAAATCAGGATCGACTTGGCTCAGCTCAATACTGATGTCCTTACTTGGCTGGCAAGTTATGCATCTACTTCCTCATTTTGGGAGAAGAGAGCAAGAGCTCGACATTCATCGTCTCCTTTTGACTAAGCGCAGCAATAACATCGTTACCCCGGGCGTCCATACACGTTATAGTCGCGAAACTACCAAATTGTTGAAACTCAGCAATGCCCACACAATTCTTCAGTTTCGTAGTATTTTTGATATAGTCGTGAGCTTTAAAGACCATATGAATAATGAAAGCGTCAAATGGCCTATGGCTTACATGGATACTGATACTTGGAAATCCTTTAACGAAACCGAGCAGCTCGATTTTGTCGTGGATATGGTAGTGCCTTGGTATTTTAACTTTTATTCCGGTTGGATGAATTCTGATTTCATAAAAGACAAGGAGCGCGCACTTATCGTCACCTATGAAGATATGAAGCAGGATATCTTGGCTGTTGTCTCAAAGACCTGCAAATTTTTGGGAGAGCCAAAATCCGATGACGAAATTCGAGCTGCCATAGAGCTTTCCAAAAGATTGCAAACCCGCAAAAACAAGGGAGTTGTCGGACGGGGAAAATCACAACTGAATGACAAGCAACGCCAGCGTATCGTTTATTACACCCGATTTTACCCAAACATCGACTTTACCATCCTTGGAATTCCCGATGAAATGATTCCTTCACGACTGACCGCGGCCAAGTAA
- a CDS encoding aldo/keto reductase, with translation MERRDFLKYSALAGSGLFALKNSSPSAWAAPNEAMPYNPLGRTDVPVSKLGIGTAPLGRPNTDIPKVNDIIAKAIDEGINYMDTAPNYTKGEAERRLGHALKGRRDKVFIVTKTEADTYEGTMELLENSLRHIQTDHVDLVHLHNLGHLDRWSDLDFAFSEKGAMGALRKAKEQGKIRFIGASGHLHPSRFHYAIDSGEIDVMMHAVNYVNQHTYDFENKIWGRALEKNIGLVSMKVLGGNLNNEFRLPKEDYEMAIRYTLSLKGLSTAVVGVNTMEHLDQLLETFRRVDALDEEEFISLAQRGLDLLKQDPTLRVAHGLPVT, from the coding sequence ATGGAACGGAGAGATTTTCTTAAATATTCGGCCCTCGCAGGCAGTGGACTATTTGCCCTGAAGAATAGCAGCCCTTCAGCTTGGGCGGCGCCAAACGAAGCGATGCCATACAATCCACTAGGACGTACGGATGTGCCGGTTTCAAAACTGGGTATCGGCACGGCCCCTCTCGGGCGGCCCAACACCGATATTCCAAAGGTGAATGACATCATCGCCAAAGCCATCGACGAAGGCATCAATTACATGGATACCGCGCCGAACTATACCAAGGGAGAAGCGGAGCGTCGCTTGGGACATGCCTTAAAGGGTAGGCGAGACAAGGTCTTTATAGTGACCAAGACGGAGGCCGATACCTACGAAGGTACGATGGAATTATTGGAAAACAGCCTGCGGCACATTCAAACCGATCATGTCGATCTGGTCCACTTGCACAACCTGGGTCATTTGGACCGTTGGAGTGATCTCGATTTTGCATTCAGCGAGAAAGGTGCCATGGGTGCATTGCGCAAAGCGAAAGAGCAGGGCAAGATCCGCTTCATCGGCGCTAGCGGTCACTTGCATCCCAGCCGGTTTCATTACGCGATCGATTCAGGCGAGATCGATGTCATGATGCACGCCGTCAACTACGTCAACCAGCACACCTACGACTTTGAAAACAAAATCTGGGGTCGCGCATTAGAGAAAAATATTGGTCTGGTCTCGATGAAGGTGCTGGGAGGAAACCTTAATAACGAGTTTCGTCTCCCGAAGGAAGACTATGAAATGGCCATTCGTTACACCTTGAGTTTGAAAGGGCTCTCTACCGCTGTGGTGGGTGTGAACACCATGGAGCACCTCGATCAATTGCTCGAAACGTTTCGGCGGGTTGATGCTTTGGATGAAGAGGAATTCATCTCCTTGGCTCAACGAGGCCTCGATCTACTCAAGCAGGATCCGACCTTACGCGTGGCTCACGGATTGCCCGTAACGTAA
- a CDS encoding DUF3127 domain-containing protein translates to MAYELNGTVKEIFDTQTFDSGFSKRAFVVTSEADKYPQDIQFECLKERIELIDSLNKGDKVTVSFDINGREWNGKYFVNLVAWKIDSKSSGSASADDDTPPMADPDEDFDDEPPF, encoded by the coding sequence ATGGCATACGAATTAAACGGAACCGTAAAAGAAATTTTCGACACTCAAACTTTCGATAGTGGCTTTAGCAAACGCGCGTTTGTAGTCACAAGCGAAGCTGATAAATATCCTCAGGACATTCAGTTCGAGTGCCTTAAGGAACGTATCGAATTGATTGATAGTCTAAACAAAGGCGACAAAGTCACCGTAAGTTTCGATATCAATGGCCGGGAATGGAACGGAAAGTATTTCGTGAACCTGGTAGCGTGGAAGATCGATAGTAAGAGCAGTGGTTCAGCTAGCGCAGACGACGATACTCCACCCATGGCGGATCCGGACGAAGACTTCGACGACGAGCCACCGTTCTGA